One stretch of Bremerella cremea DNA includes these proteins:
- the cynR gene encoding transcriptional regulator CynR: MELRHLRYFLAVAENCHFRHAAEELLVSQPTLTQQIKDLEKELKTPLFERVGRRVRLTQAGETFRDYARRSLNVIEEGKAALHEFGELLRGNLTLGVVQTVNAYLTPKVIAEFVTRYPHVLLRVEELSAAEIEAGVSSGKLDLGIAFSPKNERDLLAEPLFEEELVLMVQHGHRLAKRKTLSAKSLADEPLCLLRSSYGTRQMIDAWFSASGYVPRLAVEMNSVEGLLAVTTAGGPATILPTLATQDKRIATVRLVQPTPARTVCLLKSQGDLPFRARDKFVELLKQEIA; this comes from the coding sequence GTGGAACTTCGCCATCTCCGTTACTTTCTGGCGGTTGCCGAGAACTGTCATTTTCGCCATGCGGCAGAAGAGTTGCTGGTTTCTCAGCCGACTTTGACGCAGCAAATCAAAGACCTGGAAAAGGAACTGAAAACGCCCCTGTTCGAGCGTGTCGGACGGCGGGTCCGTTTGACCCAAGCAGGCGAAACGTTTCGCGATTACGCCCGCAGATCGCTGAACGTGATTGAAGAAGGGAAAGCCGCCCTGCACGAGTTCGGCGAACTGCTGCGCGGGAATCTTACGCTGGGGGTGGTACAAACCGTGAACGCCTATTTAACGCCGAAGGTGATTGCCGAGTTTGTTACCCGCTATCCGCATGTATTGCTCCGCGTGGAAGAACTATCTGCCGCCGAAATTGAAGCAGGCGTCTCAAGCGGCAAGCTCGATCTAGGAATCGCGTTTTCGCCGAAGAACGAACGCGATTTGTTGGCCGAACCGTTGTTCGAAGAAGAATTGGTGTTGATGGTTCAGCACGGGCATCGGCTGGCCAAACGGAAGACACTTTCAGCCAAATCGCTGGCGGACGAACCCCTTTGCTTGCTGCGCAGTTCGTATGGGACGCGGCAGATGATCGATGCGTGGTTTTCTGCGAGTGGCTATGTCCCGCGTCTGGCGGTCGAGATGAACTCGGTGGAAGGTCTGCTGGCCGTCACCACGGCAGGCGGGCCAGCCACGATTTTGCCGACGTTGGCCACGCAAGATAAGAGAATTGCCACGGTTCGTTTAGTGCAACCAACCCCAGCCCGCACGGTTTGTTTGCTGAAGAGTCAGGGGGACTTGCCTTTTCGGGCACGCGATAAGTTTGTGGAGCTGCTCAAACAAGAAATCGCTTAG
- a CDS encoding c-type cytochrome domain-containing protein has product MSVFVRSLVAIWLCWLATPLLHAEDTTERRLADFFKAKTRPVLIESCYACHDSHETAEGEFALDHLHVLLRGGGQRSDGGARQTRGSVETAQLLERYAHNFKSSLAILATIGYYLPLPGTWLLRT; this is encoded by the coding sequence GTGTCGGTGTTTGTACGATCGCTTGTGGCCATTTGGCTTTGTTGGTTGGCAACGCCCCTCCTGCACGCCGAGGACACAACCGAGCGGCGTTTGGCCGATTTCTTCAAGGCAAAGACTCGTCCGGTCTTGATCGAAAGTTGTTACGCGTGTCACGACTCGCACGAGACCGCCGAAGGAGAGTTTGCGCTCGACCATCTTCACGTCCTGCTCAGGGGAGGGGGCCAGCGGAGTGATGGTGGTGCCAGGCAAACCAGAGGAAGCGTTGAGACAGCGCAACTTTTAGAAAGATATGCACATAACTTTAAATCGTCCCTCGCTATCCTGGCCACAATCGGCTATTATCTTCCATTGCCGGGGACGTGGCTGTTGCGCACGTAG